Proteins from a genomic interval of Aphis gossypii isolate Hap1 unplaced genomic scaffold, ASM2018417v2 Contig00201, whole genome shotgun sequence:
- the LOC114126485 gene encoding frizzled-2-like: MSSGPRLVAPPFAAATVLLLIGFCTVSFAHSSRQQIQDGSMGDDTTGHHGRCEPITIPFCMGIAYNETIMPNLLGQQRQDEAGFEVQQYYPLVKIQCSHDLQFFLCSVFVPVCTIIERPIPPCRSLCVSARNGCESIMNRFQIEWPDNLECSKFPENGQLCVGENNVTNTTPTPQTGLIEQNGKDLSAPGTRHFSGDQGYSNNPNSFDIGFVCPQQFRIESTSNKKRSDRSNQVYTLKIGNKVVKGCGVPCDAFWSEDQMRKARIWVASWSVLCAISCLFTSLTFAIDTHRFRYPERPIIFLSLCYLMVSVSYLIGYLSGNNVACNKQNLITQGTDDNEWCTVLFMVSYFFSTASSVWWVVLTLTWFLAAGLKWGHEAIEANSHYFHLAAWTVPAAKTITVLAMGKIEGDVLTGICSMAVWSDDTAVRDMVLIPLVVYLILGTAFWMAGFVSLCRIRKVMKHDGTRGTDKLEKLMIRIGVFSVLYTVPAVAQILCLVYEHVNLSSWIISWHSTLCQDPKYALPCPSQPSDPGRKPSFEVFIAKYFVSLLVGLTSSVWIWSGKTLNSWQKFLARIRPNSGKSEAYV, translated from the exons ATGTCGTCCGGACCGCGTCTTGTGGCGCCGCCGTTCGCGGCAGCAACGGTGTTGTTGTTGATAGGTTTTTGTACGGTTTCGTTTGCTCACTCTTCGAGACAACAGATCCAAGACGGGTCGATGGGCGACGACACGACCGGTCACCACGGTCGGTGTGAGCCGATCACCATACCGTTTTGCATGGGCATAGCGTACAACGAAACAATCATGCCTAACTTGCTGGGTCAACAGCGTCAGGATGAAGCAGGCTTCGAAGTGCAGCAGTATTATCCGCTGGTGAAAATCCAGTGTTCGCACGATTTGCAATTTTTTCTGTGCAGCGTTTTCGTTCCCGTGTGCACTATAATTGAAAGACCTATTCCGCCGTGTCGATCGCTGTGTGTGTCAGCGCGTAACGGGTGTGAATCGATCATGAATCGTTTTCAAATCGAATGGCCCGATAATTTAGAATGTTCAAAATTCCCTGAAAATGGACAACTCTGCGTTGGTGAGAATAATGTAACAAACACTACTCCGACACCACAGACTGGTTTAATAGAACAAAACGGAAAAGATTTATCAGCACCCGGAACTAGACACTTTTCAGGAGATCAAGGATATTCAAACAATCCCAATAGCTTTGATATTGGATTTGTTTGCCCACAACAATTTCGAATTGAGTCTACCAGTAACAAAAAAAGATCTGATAGGAGCAATCaagtttatacattaaaaattggcAATAAGGTAGTAAAGGGTTGTGGTGTACCGTGTGATGCATTCTGGAGTGAAGATCAAATGCGCAAAGCCAGAATATGGGTGGCTTCGTGGTCTGTATTATGTGCTATATCCTGTTTATTTACATCCTTAACATTTGCCATCGATACTCACCGTTTTCGATATCCAGAACGACCAATAATATTCTTGTCTTTATGTTATCTGATGGTTTCCGTATCTTATCTGATTGGATATTTATCGGGAAACAATGTTGCATGCAACaagcaaaatttaattactcaAGGTACAGATGATAATGAATGGTGTACTGTACTATTTATGGTGTCGTATTTCTTTAGTACCGCATCTTCTGTATGGTGGGTTGTGTTGACGTTGACTTGGTTCCTGGCTGCGGGACTTAAATGGGGACATGAAGCTATTGAAGCAAATTCTCATTATTTCCACTTAGCGGCATGGACAGTTCCCGCTGCTAAAACAATTACAGTTCTGGCTATGGGAAAAATTGAGG gtgATGTGTTAACTGGAATCTGTTCAATGGCTGTTTGGAGTGATGATACTGCTGTGAGAGACATGGTGCTGATTCCTTTAGTAGTATACCTGATCTTGGGTACAGCATTTTGGATGGCTGGATTTGTTTCTTTATGTCGCATTCGAAAAGTAATGAAACATGATGGCACCCGAGGTACAGACAAATTGGAAAAACTGATGATAAGAATTGGTGTCTTTAGTGTTCTATACACAGTACCTGCTGTTGCTCAAATTTTATGCTTAGTCTATGAACATGTCAATCTTAGTTCATGGATTATTAGTTGGCATTCTACTCTTTGCCAAGATCCAAAGTATGCTCTACCATGTCCTTCTCAACCTAGTGATCCAGGAAGAAAACCTAGTTTTGAGGTGTTTATagctaaatattttgtttcattattagTCGGTCTTACATCGAGTGTTTGGATTTGGTCTGGTAAAACTCTAAATAGTTGGCAAAAATTTTTGGCACGAATTCGACCTAATTCAGGTAAATCTGAAGcatatgtttaa